In Dyadobacter sp. NIV53, a single window of DNA contains:
- a CDS encoding RagB/SusD family nutrient uptake outer membrane protein: MISLFKKTKYFLLAATTALVVISASGCEDALQEKVYSQVPTNDFYKTLDQAQLALNGVYTYLWNDNYRDGQWVTLGDVTAFTLIGGGSANGSGDRSGIQNEWNTFSWTPDANELVTAWDYFYQVINRSNTLIDKMEAAEFQGKDKILGEAKFLRALFYFNLVRIFGGVPLHVHATTDLSETEKPRSTEAEVYTQIVSDLQSSVELLSPLNKADLTAGKATAISASSLLAKVYLQQRNWKQAAEEAKKVMDQGVFDLFADYENINNPDFQNGKEHIFSIQHGGNANSTSQFYQTRMIYLFGPPAQTVKGVNVQFHALKDLVIFQAKKSFFTESPDTYRKWQSVRDKMPYYYKNGIKELVRDTVTMYAPFLTKFHRVDFATGFLKEGVNYPLIRYSDILLTYAEAINETDGPTAPALEALNKVRRRARAVGTAFEQDAKVYPDLGGLTKDGFRDALLKERAQEFVGEGHYRWDLIRHNRLISNAKANGVTAAAEKHNLFPIPTQQISRNNKIEQNPGY; encoded by the coding sequence ATGATCTCATTATTCAAAAAAACAAAATATTTTCTGCTTGCCGCCACCACTGCATTGGTGGTAATAAGTGCAAGCGGATGCGAAGATGCCCTTCAGGAAAAAGTATACAGCCAGGTTCCAACCAATGACTTTTACAAAACACTGGATCAGGCACAGCTTGCTTTAAACGGTGTGTATACCTATTTGTGGAATGATAATTACCGTGACGGACAATGGGTTACGCTGGGTGATGTTACTGCATTTACGCTGATCGGCGGTGGTTCTGCCAATGGTTCGGGTGACCGCTCTGGTATCCAGAACGAATGGAACACGTTTTCCTGGACGCCGGATGCTAATGAACTCGTTACGGCCTGGGATTATTTTTATCAGGTGATCAACAGAAGTAATACGCTGATTGATAAAATGGAAGCGGCTGAATTTCAGGGTAAAGACAAAATCCTGGGAGAAGCCAAATTCCTGCGTGCATTGTTTTACTTCAATCTGGTTCGGATATTCGGCGGTGTTCCTTTACATGTTCATGCAACAACGGACCTGAGTGAAACTGAAAAACCAAGAAGTACAGAAGCCGAAGTTTACACGCAGATTGTCAGTGACCTGCAATCGTCAGTGGAATTATTAAGCCCGCTTAATAAAGCGGATCTGACTGCCGGTAAAGCGACTGCAATTTCAGCTTCTTCTCTTTTGGCAAAAGTTTATCTTCAGCAGCGTAACTGGAAACAGGCAGCCGAAGAAGCAAAAAAGGTAATGGATCAGGGTGTTTTTGATCTTTTTGCAGATTATGAAAACATCAATAATCCCGATTTTCAGAACGGTAAAGAGCATATCTTTTCTATCCAGCATGGTGGAAATGCAAACAGTACGTCCCAGTTTTACCAAACCCGGATGATCTATTTGTTTGGCCCGCCGGCTCAGACGGTGAAAGGCGTGAATGTACAGTTTCATGCATTAAAAGACCTGGTTATTTTTCAGGCAAAAAAATCCTTTTTCACAGAAAGCCCCGATACCTACCGCAAGTGGCAGTCAGTAAGGGATAAAATGCCTTATTATTATAAAAACGGTATTAAGGAACTGGTTCGTGATACCGTAACGATGTACGCTCCTTTTCTAACCAAATTTCATCGTGTCGATTTTGCCACCGGTTTTCTGAAAGAAGGTGTCAATTATCCACTGATCCGCTATTCAGATATTTTGCTCACGTATGCAGAAGCAATCAACGAAACTGACGGCCCGACTGCACCGGCATTGGAAGCACTAAATAAAGTAAGAAGAAGGGCCAGAGCCGTGGGAACTGCATTTGAACAGGATGCAAAAGTATATCCCGACCTGGGCGGACTTACAAAGGATGGGTTCAGGGATGCGCTTTTGAAAGAGCGTGCGCAGGAATTTGTGGGAGAAGGGCACTACCGCTGGGACCTGATCCGCCACAACCGGCTTATCAGCAATGCCAAAGCAAATGGTGTGACCGCAGCCGCAGAAAAGCATAATCTGTTTCCGATACCAACGCAGCAGATCAGCAGAAATAATAAGATAGAACAAAACCCCGGATATTAA